A genome region from Brassica oleracea var. oleracea cultivar TO1000 chromosome C2, BOL, whole genome shotgun sequence includes the following:
- the LOC106325208 gene encoding transcription factor MYB59 isoform X3 encodes MKNVQAEYRKGPWTEQEDILLVNFVHMFGDRRWDFVAKVSGLNRTGKSCRLRWVNYLHPGLKRGKMTPEEERLVLELHAKWGNRWSKIARKLPGRTDNEIKNYWRTHMRKIAQEKKRPMSPTSSSSNFCSSSMTTATTQDTGGSKGKMNQECEDGYYSMDDIWREIDQSGESITKPVKGMYYSEQSCYLNFPPLASPAWESSLESIWNMDADESKMSSFAIDQFPLSFEHGSSWSSLV; translated from the exons ATGAAGAATGTTCAAGCTGAATACCGTAAAGGACCGTGGACAGAACAAGAGGACATCCTCTTGGTCAACTTTGTCCACATGTTCGGAGATCGAAGATGGGATTTTGTAGCGAAAGTTTCAG GTTTAAATAGAACAGGAAAGAGTTGCAGGTTAAGGTGGGTTAATTACCTACATCCTGGTCTTAAACGTGGTAAGATGACTCCTGAAGAAGAGCGTCTTGTCCTTGAGCTTCACGCCAAATGGGGAAACAG GTGGTCGAAAATAGCCCGGAAATTACCGGGTCGTACCGATAATGAGATAAAGAATTATTGGAGGACTCATATGAGGAAGATAGCACAAGAGAAGAAGCGACCTATGTCGCCAACTTCATCATCTTCAAACTTCTGCTCATCATCCATGACCACCGCAACTACTCAAGACACTGGAGGATCCAAAGGGAAAATGAATCAAGAATGTGAAGACGGATACTACTCTATGGATGACATATGGAGAGAGATTGATCAGTCTGGAGAAAGCATTACCAAACCGGTGAAAGGCATGTACTACTCAGAGCAAAGCTGCTACTTGAACTTCCCTCCTCTGGCTTCTCCAGCCTGGGAAAGCTCCTTGGAGTCAATATGGAACATGGATGCAGATGAAAGTAAGATGTCTTCTTTTGCCATTGATCAGTTTCCTCTCAGTTTCGAACATGGTTCATCGTGGTCATCTTTAGTCTAG
- the LOC106325208 gene encoding transcription factor MYB59 isoform X2: MGFCSESFRFEGGGRNIRIGLNRTGKSCRLRWVNYLHPGLKRGKMTPEEERLVLELHAKWGNRWSKIARKLPGRTDNEIKNYWRTHMRKIAQEKKRPMSPTSSSSNFCSSSMTTATTQDTGGSKGKMNQECEDGYYSMDDIWREIDQSGESITKPVKGMYYSEQSCYLNFPPLASPAWESSLESIWNMDADESKMSSFAIDQFPLSFEHGSSWSSLV, translated from the exons ATGGGATTTTGTAGCGAAAGTTTCAGGTTTGAAGGTGGAGGGAGAAACATAAGAATAG GTTTAAATAGAACAGGAAAGAGTTGCAGGTTAAGGTGGGTTAATTACCTACATCCTGGTCTTAAACGTGGTAAGATGACTCCTGAAGAAGAGCGTCTTGTCCTTGAGCTTCACGCCAAATGGGGAAACAG GTGGTCGAAAATAGCCCGGAAATTACCGGGTCGTACCGATAATGAGATAAAGAATTATTGGAGGACTCATATGAGGAAGATAGCACAAGAGAAGAAGCGACCTATGTCGCCAACTTCATCATCTTCAAACTTCTGCTCATCATCCATGACCACCGCAACTACTCAAGACACTGGAGGATCCAAAGGGAAAATGAATCAAGAATGTGAAGACGGATACTACTCTATGGATGACATATGGAGAGAGATTGATCAGTCTGGAGAAAGCATTACCAAACCGGTGAAAGGCATGTACTACTCAGAGCAAAGCTGCTACTTGAACTTCCCTCCTCTGGCTTCTCCAGCCTGGGAAAGCTCCTTGGAGTCAATATGGAACATGGATGCAGATGAAAGTAAGATGTCTTCTTTTGCCATTGATCAGTTTCCTCTCAGTTTCGAACATGGTTCATCGTGGTCATCTTTAGTCTAG
- the LOC106325208 gene encoding transcription factor MYB59 isoform X1 — MGFCSESFRFEGGGRNIRIGIGLVFGKMVGLCKGPSIKRYDLVLVVGLNRTGKSCRLRWVNYLHPGLKRGKMTPEEERLVLELHAKWGNRWSKIARKLPGRTDNEIKNYWRTHMRKIAQEKKRPMSPTSSSSNFCSSSMTTATTQDTGGSKGKMNQECEDGYYSMDDIWREIDQSGESITKPVKGMYYSEQSCYLNFPPLASPAWESSLESIWNMDADESKMSSFAIDQFPLSFEHGSSWSSLV; from the exons ATGGGATTTTGTAGCGAAAGTTTCAGGTTTGAAGGTGGAGGGAGAAACATAAGAATAGGTATAGGGCTTGTGTTTGGAAAAATGGTTGGTCTTTGCAAAGGACCTTCCATTAAAAGATATGACTTGGTTTTGGTTGTAGGTTTAAATAGAACAGGAAAGAGTTGCAGGTTAAGGTGGGTTAATTACCTACATCCTGGTCTTAAACGTGGTAAGATGACTCCTGAAGAAGAGCGTCTTGTCCTTGAGCTTCACGCCAAATGGGGAAACAG GTGGTCGAAAATAGCCCGGAAATTACCGGGTCGTACCGATAATGAGATAAAGAATTATTGGAGGACTCATATGAGGAAGATAGCACAAGAGAAGAAGCGACCTATGTCGCCAACTTCATCATCTTCAAACTTCTGCTCATCATCCATGACCACCGCAACTACTCAAGACACTGGAGGATCCAAAGGGAAAATGAATCAAGAATGTGAAGACGGATACTACTCTATGGATGACATATGGAGAGAGATTGATCAGTCTGGAGAAAGCATTACCAAACCGGTGAAAGGCATGTACTACTCAGAGCAAAGCTGCTACTTGAACTTCCCTCCTCTGGCTTCTCCAGCCTGGGAAAGCTCCTTGGAGTCAATATGGAACATGGATGCAGATGAAAGTAAGATGTCTTCTTTTGCCATTGATCAGTTTCCTCTCAGTTTCGAACATGGTTCATCGTGGTCATCTTTAGTCTAG